In a single window of the Actinomycetota bacterium genome:
- a CDS encoding peptidoglycan-binding protein: MSFQAARGLHSTGTCDEHTWSTLVEAGWRLGDRLLHLHSPNTRGDDVVELQLLLGRLGFDCGRPDGIFGRRTERALRELQTNCGLEPDGVCGRRTVALLHGLARQSGSGPGLPTIREVEALRVPRSGLTDLRVVLGQLGGLGSLSRGLAKQLRSRGAHVVLADEPDPHTHAAMANLFGADVYLGVEPHAEPICTISYFAIPSFSSIGGRLLARQIERAFVNVDLASPAEVIGMRLPVLRETRMPAVLCALGPVRHVLDHTPEIGAALLDAVIAWTGAAAQALVPEPPKASGR, translated from the coding sequence GTGTCCTTCCAGGCGGCGAGAGGCCTGCATTCGACAGGCACCTGCGACGAGCACACCTGGTCGACCCTCGTCGAGGCCGGTTGGCGCCTCGGTGACCGCTTGTTGCACCTGCATTCGCCGAACACGCGCGGCGACGACGTGGTCGAACTGCAGCTGCTCCTCGGCCGTCTCGGATTCGATTGCGGTCGACCGGACGGGATCTTCGGCCGGCGAACCGAGCGCGCGTTGCGCGAGTTGCAGACCAACTGCGGGCTGGAACCCGACGGGGTCTGCGGGCGCCGGACGGTGGCGTTGCTGCACGGTCTGGCCCGCCAGTCCGGCAGCGGCCCCGGGTTGCCGACGATCCGCGAGGTCGAGGCACTGCGCGTGCCGCGCAGTGGCCTGACCGACCTGCGTGTCGTGCTCGGCCAGCTCGGTGGTCTCGGTTCGCTCAGCCGCGGCCTGGCCAAGCAGCTGCGGTCGCGAGGAGCCCACGTGGTCCTCGCCGACGAACCCGATCCGCACACGCACGCGGCGATGGCCAACCTGTTCGGCGCCGACGTCTACCTCGGGGTGGAACCTCACGCCGAGCCGATCTGCACGATCTCGTACTTCGCCATCCCCTCGTTCTCGTCCATCGGCGGGCGCCTTCTCGCTCGTCAGATCGAACGTGCGTTCGTCAATGTCGATCTGGCCTCACCGGCTGAGGTGATCGGCATGCGCCTTCCTGTGCTGCGGGAGACCCGCATGCCGGCGGTGCTCTGCGCTCTCGGACCTGTACGCCACGTCCTCGACCACACCCCCGAGATCGGGGCGGCGCTGCTCGACGCAGTGATCGCGTGGACGGGCGCCGCCGCTCAGGCGCTGGTGCCCGAACCCCCCAAGGCGTCGGGGCGCTGA
- a CDS encoding ParB/RepB/Spo0J family partition protein, with translation MVRRAGLGKGLGALIPSDIAGASGVTQLIDIPVGEIEPNPNQPRVHFDEASLEELAASIRELGVLQPVLVRAVDTERYQLIAGERRWRAARRAGLATVPALLRESDDLTSVEQALVENLHRQDLGPLEEAAAYQQLLEDFELTHEQVATRVGKSRSSVTNSLRLLSLPAVIQHLLADGRLSAGHAKALLATPDRAFQEHLARKASAEGWSVRAVEDAIRARGGEAEATDEGQAGAADSGAGRERSRAQPLRPPGLLELEELLAEHLATKVSVTMAGRRGRVQIEFADLEDLERIYRMMTEPPLDAA, from the coding sequence GTGGTGCGGCGCGCCGGACTGGGTAAGGGGCTCGGGGCCCTCATCCCGAGCGATATCGCGGGCGCGAGCGGCGTCACCCAGCTCATCGACATCCCGGTGGGGGAGATCGAGCCGAACCCGAACCAACCCCGAGTGCACTTCGACGAGGCGTCGCTAGAGGAACTCGCCGCGTCGATCCGTGAGCTCGGAGTCCTCCAGCCGGTGCTCGTGCGTGCGGTAGACACCGAGCGCTACCAGCTGATCGCCGGGGAGCGTCGATGGCGAGCGGCGCGCCGTGCTGGCCTGGCGACCGTTCCGGCCTTGCTGCGTGAGTCAGACGATCTGACCTCGGTGGAACAGGCGCTCGTCGAGAACCTGCACCGCCAAGACCTCGGCCCGCTCGAGGAGGCCGCCGCCTACCAGCAGCTGCTCGAGGACTTCGAGCTGACCCACGAGCAGGTGGCCACGCGCGTCGGCAAGAGCCGCAGCTCGGTGACGAACTCGTTGCGTCTGCTGTCCCTACCGGCGGTGATCCAGCACCTGCTCGCGGACGGGCGGCTCAGCGCCGGCCACGCGAAGGCGTTGCTCGCCACTCCCGACCGGGCGTTCCAGGAGCATCTCGCGCGGAAGGCCTCCGCGGAGGGTTGGTCGGTGCGCGCCGTCGAAGACGCCATCCGAGCTCGCGGCGGCGAAGCCGAAGCCACCGATGAGGGCCAGGCCGGCGCGGCCGACTCCGGTGCGGGGCGGGAGCGATCGCGCGCTCAGCCGCTGCGGCCACCGGGTTTACTCGAGCTGGAAGAGCTGCTCGCCGAGCACCTGGCGACGAAGGTGTCCGTGACGATGGCCGGCCGGCGTGGCCGGGTGCAGATCGAGTTTGCCGATCTCGAGGACCTGGAGCGCATCTACCGGATGATGACCGAGCCGCCCCTCGACGCGGCCTGA
- a CDS encoding ParA family protein, with the protein MPRVIAVANQKGGVGKTTTAVNLGACLAELGYRTLIVDLDPQGNASTGVGIETRGIETSMYHVIMHDAPLENCIEPASVKNLFVAPASLDLAGAEIELVPAFSRETRLKRALDSVLDDYDFVLIDCPPSLGLLTVNGLGAAREVLVPIQCEYYALEGLGQLLRNVDLVRRNLNPDLEVSTIVCVMYDARTKLSDQVVSEVREHFGDKVCKTVIPRNIRLSEAPSHGEPIIVYDPMSRGAVAYRQVAKEVSRGAARRTG; encoded by the coding sequence CTGCCGCGGGTGATCGCGGTGGCGAACCAAAAAGGTGGGGTCGGCAAGACGACCACAGCGGTCAACCTCGGAGCCTGCTTGGCCGAGCTCGGCTACCGAACCCTCATCGTCGACCTCGATCCGCAGGGCAACGCGTCGACCGGAGTGGGGATCGAGACACGCGGCATCGAGACGTCGATGTACCACGTGATCATGCACGACGCCCCGCTGGAGAACTGCATCGAGCCCGCTTCGGTGAAGAACCTCTTCGTCGCCCCGGCCAGCTTGGATCTCGCCGGCGCCGAGATCGAGCTCGTTCCTGCGTTCAGTCGGGAGACCCGGCTGAAGCGGGCACTCGACAGCGTGCTCGACGACTACGACTTCGTGCTGATCGACTGCCCGCCCTCGCTTGGGCTGCTGACGGTCAACGGTCTCGGTGCCGCCCGAGAGGTGCTGGTGCCCATCCAGTGTGAGTACTACGCGCTGGAGGGCCTCGGCCAGCTGCTGCGCAACGTCGATCTGGTGCGGCGCAACCTCAACCCCGATCTCGAGGTGTCGACGATCGTGTGCGTGATGTACGACGCCCGGACCAAGCTCTCCGACCAGGTGGTGAGTGAGGTGCGCGAGCACTTTGGGGACAAGGTGTGCAAGACGGTGATCCCGCGCAACATCAGGTTGTCTGAGGCGCCGTCACACGGGGAGCCGATCATCGTGTACGACCCGATGTCTCGGGGTGCAGTGGCCTATCGACAGGTTGCCAAGGAGGTCAGCCGTGGTGCGGCGCGCCGGACTGGGTAA
- a CDS encoding class I SAM-dependent methyltransferase, with product MTPDPDALLIEVLGEAQRVGMLGGRPIPAMIDHASAFVDALPAGELEVVDLGSGGGLPGLVVAAHRLDVRLTMVDRRAKRTDFCRRAVSRLGLQDRVTVVTDDIARLVADPTWQSRFDAAICRGLGPPATTARLASALVRAGGLVVVSEPPPGSPARWDPAELDAAGLRGPGAANERVAVFVRV from the coding sequence GTGACGCCTGACCCTGACGCGCTGTTGATCGAGGTGCTGGGCGAAGCCCAGCGCGTCGGAATGCTGGGTGGGAGGCCGATCCCGGCGATGATCGATCACGCGTCGGCGTTCGTCGACGCCTTGCCCGCCGGCGAGTTGGAGGTGGTCGACCTCGGCTCGGGAGGTGGTCTGCCCGGCCTGGTCGTGGCCGCGCACCGTCTGGACGTGCGCCTGACGATGGTCGACCGCCGGGCGAAGCGGACCGACTTCTGTCGCCGCGCGGTGTCGCGCCTCGGCCTCCAGGATCGGGTCACGGTGGTCACCGACGACATCGCTCGCCTAGTCGCCGACCCCACCTGGCAGTCCCGCTTCGACGCCGCGATCTGCCGCGGCCTCGGCCCTCCGGCAACCACCGCCCGCTTGGCGTCTGCCCTGGTGAGAGCGGGCGGACTGGTGGTCGTCAGTGAACCTCCGCCTGGCTCCCCCGCCCGCTGGGACCCCGCCGAGCTGGACGCCGCAGGCCTGCGCGGTCCGGGCGCCGCGAACGAACGGGTCGCCGTCTTCGTCCGCGTCTAG
- a CDS encoding Jag N-terminal domain-containing protein yields METTARTVEEAKALALDQLGVAEDEAEFEILDEPRPGLFGRVRGEARVRARVRPTQPRQKERRAPRRRGGRDAETGEGADAAVTAAAARSGDDEAPEAREPKPRKAAPKKAGRSAPAREAEPASDVEDAKPKSPRGARRPGERKDKEPTVSEPGASADAPSRDEVAAEAERFLAGLVTAFGLECSVTRSVDGDEIEIDVDGDDLGLLIGPRGSTLLAIQDVARVASQRRLGDHETRLRIDVAGYRAKRREALTRFANEQADEVIATGTTRVLEAMPSADRKVVHDALAEREGILTLSEGEDPNRRVVISRRDA; encoded by the coding sequence GTGGAGACGACCGCACGCACGGTGGAGGAAGCAAAGGCGCTGGCCCTCGACCAGCTGGGTGTCGCCGAGGACGAGGCCGAGTTCGAGATCCTCGACGAACCGCGCCCGGGGCTGTTCGGCCGGGTGCGTGGTGAGGCGCGAGTTCGCGCCCGCGTGCGCCCGACCCAGCCTCGTCAGAAGGAACGCCGTGCGCCCCGGCGCCGTGGTGGCCGAGACGCCGAAACTGGAGAGGGTGCAGACGCTGCGGTGACCGCCGCGGCCGCCCGGTCCGGCGATGACGAGGCACCCGAGGCCCGCGAGCCCAAGCCCCGCAAGGCGGCCCCGAAGAAGGCCGGCCGAAGCGCACCAGCGCGAGAGGCTGAGCCTGCGTCGGATGTCGAAGACGCCAAACCGAAGAGCCCCCGGGGTGCACGCCGCCCCGGCGAGCGCAAGGACAAGGAGCCCACAGTGAGCGAACCTGGCGCCAGCGCGGACGCGCCGAGCCGAGACGAGGTAGCCGCGGAGGCGGAGCGGTTCCTGGCCGGGCTGGTCACCGCGTTCGGGCTGGAGTGCAGTGTCACCCGCTCCGTCGACGGCGACGAGATCGAGATCGACGTCGACGGCGACGACCTCGGCCTGCTGATCGGGCCGAGGGGTTCCACCCTGCTCGCCATCCAAGACGTCGCGCGGGTCGCCAGCCAACGGCGGCTCGGCGATCACGAGACCCGCCTGCGCATCGACGTCGCCGGCTACCGCGCGAAGCGCCGCGAGGCGCTCACCCGCTTCGCCAACGAGCAGGCCGACGAGGTGATCGCCACCGGTACCACCCGCGTGCTCGAGGCGATGCCCTCGGCCGATCGCAAGGTGGTCCACGACGCACTCGCCGAGCGGGAGGGGATCCTCACCCTGTCCGAGGGCGAGGATCCCAACCGGCGGGTGGTCATCTCCCGCCGTGACGCCTGA
- the yidC gene encoding membrane protein insertase YidC, with product MFQAAAWLISQFYELTNNYAVAIALVAVVIMVLLTPLTLKSTKGMLEMQRLQPEMRRLQTQYRGDRQKLNEEMMKLYQEHKVNPLASCLPLLAQMPIFIVMFRVIHGLTTLNADGTRFDPRYISKSSSLYRDLVSADPPEMLAFGLDLARRPFEVMRDDPFPQGVIYGLLVVLLAALYFVQQRMIASRTTSATMSPAQQKLMQYLPVFFAVFQLFFPVGLVIYYVSQTVVRILQQAYITRRFYHGDHSLGRQAQAASAHARELAKKDGGGGGLLGQMKQDPAAPKSDKADRRQPNAPATGSAPAASKRTTPPKNRPTPAKNRPTPPSRPGTGSSRAHPSPPGKKQK from the coding sequence GTGTTCCAAGCCGCCGCCTGGCTGATCAGCCAGTTCTACGAGTTGACCAACAACTATGCCGTCGCGATCGCCCTGGTGGCGGTGGTGATCATGGTGCTGCTCACCCCGCTCACGCTGAAGAGCACCAAGGGCATGCTCGAGATGCAGCGTCTGCAACCCGAGATGCGCCGGCTGCAGACGCAGTACCGAGGCGACCGCCAAAAGCTCAACGAAGAGATGATGAAGCTCTACCAGGAGCACAAGGTGAACCCCTTGGCTTCCTGCCTGCCGCTGCTCGCGCAGATGCCGATCTTCATCGTCATGTTCCGGGTCATCCACGGCCTGACGACGCTGAACGCCGACGGGACCCGCTTCGACCCGCGCTACATCTCCAAGTCGTCCAGCCTCTACCGCGACCTGGTCAGCGCCGATCCGCCGGAGATGCTGGCATTCGGGCTCGACCTCGCTCGCCGGCCCTTCGAGGTGATGCGCGACGACCCCTTCCCCCAAGGGGTCATCTACGGCCTGCTCGTCGTGTTGCTGGCTGCGCTGTACTTCGTGCAGCAGCGGATGATCGCCTCACGCACCACCTCGGCGACGATGTCTCCGGCGCAGCAGAAGCTGATGCAGTACCTGCCGGTGTTCTTCGCCGTGTTCCAGCTGTTCTTCCCGGTCGGTCTCGTCATCTACTACGTGTCCCAGACCGTGGTGCGCATCCTGCAGCAGGCCTACATCACGAGGCGCTTCTACCACGGCGACCATTCCCTCGGCCGCCAGGCCCAGGCGGCGAGCGCCCACGCGCGCGAGCTGGCCAAGAAGGACGGCGGCGGGGGCGGGCTGCTCGGCCAGATGAAGCAAGATCCTGCGGCGCCGAAGTCCGACAAGGCCGATCGACGCCAACCGAACGCTCCGGCCACGGGCAGCGCCCCGGCGGCGTCGAAGCGCACGACGCCTCCGAAGAACCGTCCTACCCCGGCCAAGAACCGCCCCACCCCGCCGTCGCGCCCGGGGACCGGATCGAGCCGGGCCCATCCGAGCCCCCCCGGCAAGAAGCAGAAGTAG
- the yidD gene encoding membrane protein insertion efficiency factor YidD: MRALLLRAIAWYQRAMEGRPSPCRFTPSCSQYAAEAIEVHGAARGSWLATRRLARCRPFGRSGWDPVPERRAPIDEAPSRAATAVNHQVEG, from the coding sequence ATGCGCGCCCTTCTGCTGCGCGCCATCGCGTGGTACCAGCGCGCCATGGAGGGCAGGCCCTCACCGTGCCGGTTCACGCCGTCGTGCTCGCAGTACGCGGCTGAGGCGATCGAGGTGCACGGCGCGGCGAGGGGTTCGTGGCTGGCCACCCGCAGGTTGGCCCGCTGCCGGCCGTTCGGGCGCAGCGGGTGGGACCCCGTACCCGAGCGGCGTGCCCCGATCGACGAGGCCCCCTCGAGGGCCGCCACCGCCGTGAACCACCAGGTAGAAGGATGA
- a CDS encoding ribonuclease P protein component, giving the protein MQHEGTRVRSGLLSVTMLPAAAEGARSRQVAYAIGRHVGNAVVRNRLRRQLRALMRARAEALAPGAYLVACSPRARGSSSTELARDLDRAMAKLSLTSTAGR; this is encoded by the coding sequence TTGCAGCACGAGGGAACACGTGTTCGCTCCGGGCTGCTCTCGGTGACGATGCTGCCCGCTGCCGCTGAGGGCGCGCGCTCACGCCAGGTCGCATACGCGATCGGTAGGCACGTCGGCAATGCCGTCGTGCGCAATCGGCTCCGCCGCCAACTGCGTGCGCTCATGCGCGCCCGGGCCGAGGCCCTCGCCCCCGGCGCCTATCTGGTCGCTTGCTCCCCGAGAGCCAGAGGGTCTTCGTCGACGGAGCTCGCCCGAGACCTCGATCGGGCGATGGCCAAGTTGTCCCTCACCTCGACGGCTGGCCGGTGA
- the rpmH gene encoding 50S ribosomal protein L34: protein MKRTYQPNNLRRAKKHGFRHRMSTSAGRAVLKNRRLKGRKRLSA, encoded by the coding sequence GTGAAGCGCACGTACCAGCCCAACAACTTGCGCCGTGCCAAGAAGCATGGCTTCCGTCACCGGATGAGCACCAGCGCCGGACGGGCGGTGCTGAAGAACCGCCGGCTGAAGGGCCGCAAGCGGCTCTCGGCTTGA
- the dnaA gene encoding chromosomal replication initiator protein DnaA: MWTAACQLLRAQVSEAVWFSTFQDARPVASDDGELRIAVPSSTVRDKILSRYLPLVRDALDEIGASGRELQVEVRSAFDVASDGPQGAPTEHLDHARDGDPVVGTGEQASRAAVDSSDATEEAQRHSLASHHAGLNPRYTFETFVKGSSNQFALAAAQRVAETPARSYNPLFIYGSAGLGKTHLLHAIGHYVRQNYAHYQVRYVTTEAFMNEYVNGIRDDTIASFKRRYREIDVLLIDDIQFMEGKEGLQGEFFHTFNSLHGANKQIVISSDRVPDAMPTLEERLRGRFKWGLITDIQPPDLETRLAILRNKAEREPTPMGPEVLEFIATHITSNIRELEGALIRVSAYSSLNRVLVNVPLAEQLLSDLLSDTKPKVRTDEELLAEMATKLGFPVDALRGKSRQRPLVTARQIAMYAFRELTDLSYPAIARLFGGRDHTTVIHAVDKIQRLMKERKQIYDQVTDLITGLKVG, encoded by the coding sequence ATGTGGACGGCAGCCTGCCAGCTGCTCCGGGCCCAGGTCTCCGAGGCCGTGTGGTTCTCCACCTTCCAAGACGCCCGTCCGGTCGCGAGCGACGACGGCGAGCTGCGCATCGCGGTGCCGAGCTCGACCGTGCGCGACAAGATCCTTTCTCGCTACCTGCCCCTCGTTCGCGACGCGCTCGACGAGATCGGTGCCTCCGGCAGGGAGCTGCAGGTCGAGGTGCGCAGCGCGTTCGACGTCGCGTCCGACGGACCTCAAGGGGCCCCGACCGAACATCTCGACCATGCCCGCGATGGCGACCCGGTCGTCGGTACGGGAGAGCAAGCTTCGCGCGCGGCGGTCGACTCGTCCGACGCCACCGAGGAGGCCCAGCGCCACAGCCTCGCGAGCCACCACGCGGGATTGAACCCCCGCTACACGTTCGAGACCTTCGTGAAGGGCTCGTCCAACCAGTTCGCGCTGGCTGCGGCCCAGCGCGTCGCCGAGACCCCGGCACGCTCGTACAACCCGCTCTTCATCTACGGCTCGGCCGGGCTCGGCAAGACGCACCTGCTGCACGCGATCGGCCACTACGTGCGCCAGAACTACGCCCACTACCAGGTGCGTTACGTCACGACGGAAGCGTTCATGAACGAGTACGTGAACGGCATCCGCGACGACACGATCGCCAGCTTCAAGCGTCGCTACCGCGAGATCGACGTGCTCTTGATCGACGACATCCAGTTCATGGAGGGCAAGGAGGGCTTGCAGGGCGAGTTCTTCCACACCTTCAACTCCCTCCACGGCGCGAACAAGCAGATCGTGATCTCCTCCGACCGGGTGCCCGACGCGATGCCCACGCTGGAAGAACGCCTCCGCGGGCGGTTCAAGTGGGGCTTGATCACCGACATCCAGCCGCCCGACCTCGAGACTCGCCTCGCCATCTTGCGCAACAAGGCCGAGCGAGAGCCGACGCCGATGGGTCCCGAGGTGCTCGAGTTCATCGCCACCCACATCACCTCGAACATCCGCGAGCTCGAAGGGGCGCTGATCCGGGTCAGTGCCTACTCCAGCCTCAACCGCGTCCTCGTCAACGTGCCCCTTGCGGAGCAACTGCTGTCGGACCTGCTGTCGGACACCAAGCCCAAGGTGCGCACCGACGAGGAGTTGCTCGCGGAGATGGCCACCAAGCTCGGCTTCCCCGTCGATGCGTTGCGGGGGAAGAGCCGCCAACGGCCCCTCGTCACCGCTCGCCAGATCGCGATGTACGCGTTCCGCGAGCTCACCGACTTGTCGTACCCGGCGATCGCGCGGCTCTTCGGCGGGCGCGACCACACCACCGTCATCCACGCGGTCGACAAGATCCAGCGCCTGATGAAGGAACGCAAGCAGATCTACGACCAGGTGACCGACCTGATCACCGGCCTGAAGGTGGGCTAG
- the dnaN gene encoding DNA polymerase III subunit beta has product MKFRCERDVLAEALGTAARAATGRTGTLPVLSGVRLELNDDQLSVTGTDLDLTIRLEVTVGGESDGVAVLPARLVSDIVRSLPVGSVEVSSDQDDVSISGGRSQFSVRPFTADDYPRLTTPADNAVTLSAADLGVALGQVVRAASTDEARPILTGVLLAAESDGLRLVATDSYRLAVRDLPGEHVLAEGQKVLVPSRALAELQRLLGHDGELTLRLGERDATFEVGATRLTTRLIEGEFPNYRQLIPQTYPNKLTVGRDDLMEAIRRVKILARDATPLRLQLSSDGVRLSAVAADVGNASEEIDAHLEGSELTVAFNPDYLAAGVEAAGADEVTLETLDALKPAVVRGAGRPDFLYLLMPVRVP; this is encoded by the coding sequence GTGAAGTTTCGTTGTGAACGAGATGTGCTCGCGGAAGCGCTCGGCACCGCCGCCCGGGCAGCTACGGGGCGCACCGGGACGCTCCCCGTGCTCTCCGGAGTGCGTCTCGAGCTCAATGACGACCAACTGAGCGTCACCGGCACCGACCTCGACCTGACGATCCGGCTCGAGGTCACCGTCGGGGGAGAGTCCGACGGTGTCGCGGTCCTACCCGCGAGGCTGGTCAGCGACATCGTGCGCAGCCTGCCGGTGGGCTCGGTCGAGGTGTCCTCCGATCAAGACGACGTGTCGATCAGCGGTGGCCGTTCGCAGTTCAGCGTCCGTCCGTTCACCGCCGACGACTACCCGCGCCTCACCACGCCGGCCGACAACGCGGTCACGCTGTCCGCGGCCGACCTCGGCGTGGCGCTCGGACAGGTGGTGCGCGCGGCGAGCACCGACGAGGCCCGCCCGATCCTGACCGGCGTCCTTCTCGCCGCCGAGTCGGACGGCTTGCGCCTGGTCGCCACCGACAGCTACCGCCTCGCCGTGCGCGATCTTCCCGGCGAACACGTGCTGGCCGAAGGGCAGAAGGTGCTGGTGCCGTCGCGGGCCCTCGCCGAGCTGCAGCGGCTGCTCGGCCACGACGGTGAGCTCACCTTGCGCCTCGGCGAGCGCGATGCCACCTTCGAGGTCGGCGCCACCCGTCTCACCACCCGTCTCATCGAGGGCGAGTTCCCGAACTACCGCCAGCTCATCCCGCAGACGTACCCGAACAAGCTCACCGTCGGCCGCGACGACCTGATGGAGGCCATCCGCCGGGTCAAGATCCTCGCCCGCGACGCCACGCCGCTGCGCCTGCAGCTCTCCTCCGACGGCGTACGGCTGAGCGCGGTGGCCGCCGACGTCGGCAACGCGAGCGAAGAGATCGACGCCCATCTCGAAGGCAGCGAGCTGACCGTGGCGTTCAATCCCGACTACCTCGCCGCCGGCGTCGAGGCCGCTGGCGCCGACGAGGTGACGCTCGAGACGCTCGACGCGTTGAAGCCCGCCGTCGTGCGTGGCGCGGGACGACCCGACTTCTTGTACCTGCTGATGCCGGTGCGCGTCCCGTAG
- a CDS encoding DNA replication/repair protein RecF, whose product MIVEQLELVDFRNYASARFALAKGTTAVVGRNGQGKTNLAEALAYLATLESFRGVNPDALVRVGAEQAIVRATVRHDDGRELLVEAEIARSGRSRVLVNRQRLGRARELLGVVRVTVFSPDDLALVKGGPGERRRFADDVLVALAPKHDALRLELERVLRQRNTLLKQAGAGARSGRSLAEDVEITLDVWDAKLAELGEQLGRARAALVERMTPHVVESYAQLAGKPVAVELVYDPPWRPGGLAAALLAARGDDLRRGVSTVGPHRDDIELVLGGLPGRTHASQGEQRSLALALRLGAHRLVAERTGTPPLLVLDDVLSELDPDRAAALLGHLPGCQVVITTAGALPATAHPDRVVHVEGGAVADDDAGMGTWPTTSDR is encoded by the coding sequence GTGATCGTCGAACAGCTAGAGCTCGTCGACTTCCGCAACTACGCGTCGGCGAGATTCGCCCTGGCCAAGGGCACTACGGCGGTCGTCGGACGCAACGGCCAGGGCAAGACCAACCTCGCCGAGGCACTCGCCTACCTGGCCACGCTGGAGAGCTTTCGCGGCGTGAACCCCGACGCCCTGGTGCGCGTCGGCGCCGAGCAGGCGATCGTCAGGGCCACGGTGCGCCACGACGACGGACGCGAGCTGCTCGTCGAGGCGGAGATCGCCCGGTCGGGGCGCAGCCGGGTGCTGGTCAACAGGCAGCGGCTCGGCCGCGCGAGGGAACTGCTCGGCGTGGTCAGGGTGACCGTGTTCAGCCCCGACGACCTCGCGCTGGTGAAGGGCGGCCCGGGCGAACGACGCCGGTTCGCCGACGACGTGCTCGTCGCGCTTGCTCCCAAGCACGACGCCTTGCGCCTCGAGCTGGAACGGGTGCTCCGCCAGCGGAACACGCTGCTGAAGCAGGCCGGCGCCGGTGCGCGGTCCGGGCGCAGCCTGGCCGAGGACGTCGAGATCACCCTCGACGTGTGGGATGCCAAGCTCGCCGAGCTCGGCGAGCAGCTCGGCCGCGCACGCGCCGCCCTGGTCGAGCGGATGACGCCGCACGTGGTCGAGTCCTACGCGCAGCTCGCCGGCAAGCCGGTGGCGGTGGAGCTGGTCTACGACCCGCCGTGGCGCCCGGGCGGCCTCGCCGCAGCACTGCTGGCGGCCCGCGGCGACGACTTGCGGCGGGGGGTCTCCACCGTCGGCCCCCACCGCGACGACATCGAGCTGGTGCTCGGCGGTCTGCCCGGGCGGACCCATGCCAGCCAGGGCGAGCAGCGTTCCTTGGCCTTGGCGCTGCGCCTCGGGGCACACCGCCTGGTGGCCGAGCGCACCGGAACGCCGCCCTTGCTCGTGCTCGACGACGTCTTGTCCGAGCTCGACCCCGATCGGGCGGCAGCGCTGCTCGGGCACCTCCCGGGCTGCCAGGTGGTGATCACCACCGCCGGCGCGTTGCCGGCGACGGCCCACCCGGACCGGGTGGTGCACG